The following is a genomic window from Benincasa hispida cultivar B227 chromosome 7, ASM972705v1, whole genome shotgun sequence.
TAATTTCCCTGTGGTTGTTTGAATGTCTCACtgttaaactttattttatttaaattcaaattagggaTCGAGGAATTGAAGTTCACGGAATCGATCTCAAATGGGCAATTTTTCTAATACTATAAAAGTATCGAACTCTTTCAATACATCTACACTCGtatcttattttatttctatattttaaatgCTATTATTAAAGACAATGAACCGATagtatgaaatttaaaatttaaactaatcaaGTGTCAGCACCTTCAAATTAGAACTTGCCTCTAACCAAAATTTAGCGAAAtggtttgtaaaataataataataaaaagaaatagtGAAGTAATTTGGTTACTAGTTAGAATAGGATAACTCGTCTTTACCCCTTAGAATAGGATATTTCTAAAATAATGAAGGGTATATATCTATGAGCAATAATTAGGTGGAGTCTAATGTCACAATTGCACTTTGTAAGGGTGTCAaggcgattgtgcggcacttgttctcATTCTCGAACAAGTTAGTTGATTTAAATTCGAATAGCCGATGGCACAATGGGCATTTTTCACAACCTCCTCCATTCTTGagaaaatgttttagaaaacgggtttagagaaaaaggttttcacaAACGTTTAAAAGCATGATTAAGCAATGGAGATTAGTTATACAACTAGAAAGTGATAAACAACAATGGCTTTATAACATACAATTCTCGGGTATGAGGATATGATGgctagtcttatccccatataatgcattctgaacaaaaagacATTTGCCACCCTTGCATGTGGAAATGGATGAGAGGTCATacactaagaaaagtacataaaaaGTAAACTAACTAGCAAAATGAAATACATAGGATGAAAACATAGTAAAAAGAGGTGGAGGCAGACATATGGTCATGGGCAACACACCCTNATAGGATGAAAACATAGTAAAAAGAGGTGGAGGCAGACATATGGTCATGGGCAACAcaccctggacaagcatgaccgtgacattctccccattcaattggttgacgtccccgtCAACCAACTTTGCTCGAACTCAGCAAATTGTTGAGCAGTTGCATTGAGGTCTTCTATGCGCCCTCGACGAACTTCTCTGTCTTGGAGGCTTTTCCATCTCTTCAGAAACTCTTCCAAACCTTATCTCAATTTTTTAACTCTGTTGCTTCTTCCAGCAAGTCTCTCATTGACTTCTTTCTATGTTGTTCTCTACGTCGTGGCAAGCGGACATGTCAAACCACTACATCACTCATTAGCATGGTTGGCGTGATAGGGTCTCAATTTACTTACATGGATGACAGGGTGAATCTCCATCCATGACGATAATTGCAACCGATAAGAGGTTTTCCCAACCTTTTCGATGACTTCCACCGGTCCTTCATAACTTCTCACGAGGTGACGTTCTTTCTGGCATTGCAATCGAAATTGTTTTGGGCGTAATCTTACCCGAACTTTGTCCCCATGGTAGGAACTCTCGGCTGAGCtcttttttcctcctttttgaAGGAGGGACTTGTATAAAATGTCTGACTCGACAATGCGACACTTTTCCAAGACACACAAAATGTCTTGAGGGGCTTTACCCTCTGTGGTTTCAACTGACTCGTGGGTAAGGTCCTTTTCCAACTGGAGGGTCGAGATCATCTTTATCTCATTCAGCTGTTTGATCTCGGCATGCACAACTATGGGCGTAGACCCTGTGATCACTAAGCATTTGGTGAGGGGTATCGGTATTACCTTGTGCTTAAGCAAGAATTCCATCTCTAACACCACGTCAAAATCATCAATTTCAACGATCATGAAATTGGCAGAGCCACTTAAATCTCCCAACTTTATGACTATTCTCTTTACTATTCCTGTAATAGGCAAGGCCGCAGAGTTCACTACTTTCATTTTACTTCTTAACGGAGATTCAACCGTCTGGCTTCTGTTTCAGACATAAAATTATGGGTGGCTCCAAAGTCGACCATGGTACTCTTGGTCGATTTATGGTTGACCCAAGCATCTATATACATAAGTCTGCCTTTTTGGGGTTCTTTTGTTTCTCCCAAATTCCTCTGGAGGGCAGCTAGGAATCTTAGGGCCCCAACTCGTGGGGTTTTATCTTCCTCTACTTGTATATTCTTGTCCTCTACCtaaaaaacttttctttttgaGTCCAAGTCTAACGAGGCTTGAAAGGCGTTAAAGGCTGTCTGTTTCAGATACTCACTTGCCTTGTGTTACCCCTTGCATATGTAACAAAATGGGGGCCGATAAAAGTTTTGTTGATTTGGCCCTCGCCACGTATTTCCAGTCTTCTGTTGAAGTGGTTTGTCATCTCCACTAGTGACTCTGTCTCCCCCACTATTTCTCGATGAACTTGAATAGTTACTCTTACTCCCTCTAGTTGGGGATTTCGAGTGTTGCCTCATTTCTTGAGATTCGTCAATTAAGTTGAACAATTGTTCAACCGTTGTGTTTGCAGCTGGGAGGCCCTGTACTCTCTGTTcgtataattttgtttttgccTATAGTTTTAGCCCTTCGACAAAACAGAAAACTTTATCTTTTTCGGACATATCCCTTATGTCTAACATCAGCCTGAAAAATTGTTTCACATAGTCCCTAATAGCGCCATTATGTTTCAATTCTCGTAGCTTACATCTTGCCAAAATTTCAACATTCTCGGGAAGAACTGAGAACACAACTCCTGTTTCATTCTCTCCCACAGGTTGATATGCACCGACCCTCTTAGATGTCCATGAAACAGGACCTCCACCATAACTTGGCATCCTCTACTAGATGCATAGTTATTAAGGTGATCTTTCACTCTTCAGTAGCTGTGTTCATAGCTCTGAAATACTTCTCCatatcaaagataaaattttctagCGCTTTCGTGTCATGAGCCCCACAGAAGGGCTTAGGCTCAAGTACTTTTACCCTGTTGAATTGGACTGCACCCCTAGCTGGGGCTTGATTTCCCGCTGCTCTCATAGTGAGTCAACTCTTGCACTGATATCCGCAATCTCTACCCCGACGACATCGAGGGTGGCTCGAAAGTCTTCAAATAACTCCGTCACCATTTGAATTATCGCTTTTTGCGAGCTGTCTGGTTTTTCAACACACTTTTCCATAAGGGCAACAGAGCCTGACGAGCCATCCTCACGCTCGAAACCATCAGTTCTCATAGTTTTTGCTTCTAGGGTCTCAACCCTTGTTAACAATTCCTTGACGGGCATCCCGTCTAAGCGACTAGCTACCGCGTCGAATTCATCGATCTTGTCAGAGACTTCTTGTAATCGAGTTTCTAGGAACCGAACTTGATCAGGGACTTCAATTAGATAGAGCATGATCGATTGATTAGGGAGTTTTTTTTGTTcatatctactttttttttttttttttttcagatatACTTTTTTTGGgagttttttttctaaaaaaaaaattcatatcttttctttttagttttttttttgttcagatatatttcttttgggagttttttttttatccagaTCTacttttttgggattttttttcgTGGGTTTTGGATCTCTCTTCTCCCTATATTTTATTGTTCCATGCTTGTTAGATTTATAGGGGTTTTTTTGTTCAATGGATTTTTAGGCTTCGATCTCCTTATTAGGTTTTTTCCTTagatttttggattttgatgtCCCAACTATGTTTTATCGTTGGCTTTTTTTGGGGTTCGATTTTATTAGAATGTGTTAGACTGAACAAAAAAAATGGtaattaaattgaaagaaagtatatttggtaaataaattttaaaaaaaaatatttggtaaACAAACTAGAAAAAAAACGTAGATGGtaaaaaagttaaagaaaaaacaattaGTATATAAACTAGAACTAAACTAATTGGTAAATAGttgtaaataaaattagaaaacaaataGTTGGTAATtagattttcaaaaagaaaagttgttagataaattataaaaaaacatGGTTTGGGATTAAATTTTAAAGAACATAGTCgtaaataaaatgtaaaaaagaaaaagaagaataagagcCAGTAAACATATGTTATGTAAAGTTAATGATCCATTCTCAGGTCTAAGATAATGAGATATTTATCAACCTAGTATATTGTAAAGATAAGCCTCACGAAACATTACTTATTGAGACTTGTTTGGGTTGAATATAGCTACACTTAGAATTAGGCATATCTAATTgcacaatttatttatttttaataggtAGTAGAAGGTTGCATTGGAACTCCTAAACCATAACCAAATTTGTGTTTAGTACATGAATACATTGAAAATTGATTATGTtttgcaaattttaaaaaaatatagttttttttttcttttgtcaaaaaaaaaaaaaaaaaaaaaaaaaaaaaaaaaaaagaaacaaaaacaaaaacaaaacaaagacaAAAACTACATCAAATGTCCCAACTCAATCAATTCAACTATGCACCCCCATTGTAGACTTTtagactcaactcaactctataCCCCAAATACAAGACAATCTAACTCTCCAGTTCCCTAGATAACAATTACCAACTCAATCCAACTTTCTACATTTATCGTGCGTCAAATACCCTCTTAAAGTTACAATGtaataaatttttctttcagaaatatatttattccTTTGAGATTGAAGGGATGTGTGCACTACACCCAAGTATTACTCCTCAcataaagtttaatatttaGGTCAAATTTCAAAGAAATTGTACtacttaaatggaaaaaaaacaaaaattttgatttttcctctttaaatagtttaatcCTTCCTCTTAAATTTTGCGCACTCACTCAAATTTATCTCGAACCATTGCCAAATTATTCCAGGAACGATACATTACACATTTTACATCCCTACAATCTGATATTTTACGATGAAAGCTGGATTTGTTGGGATGGGAATTTAGCTCattcctataaaaaaaaaaatgccaacAGCTCAACCAAACATAATAAAATTATCACAAATTCTTTATTTACAAATACAAATATCGTAAAAttccaacttttttttaaaaaaaaaacaaaaaccaaaaaaacaatGCTTTTATCACAATCAAACCTGTCCTTGACACCATCAGATCAGATGATAGAAGCATAATATGAGGAACAATTTAAAGAACTTACGCCGCATAGTAGTAAACTGCCCGATTCTATTCTGCTTCTGAAAACAACTCGATCCAACAACAGGCTTTCTTTTGCCTTCTGTAAATTCGTATCATTCATCATATCACAATGCTTCATGCTTACGACTTGTGATTCGTTGTCGTCTTTCTGAATGTACTTCCCAATGTCCTGTTTGATCCCATAGCTTTCATGAGGTTTCTTTGTGAAGGAAAACTGAGCTTTGCCTTTCCCATGTTTGCTCAGGTTATTGCTTCTGTAAGATGTCTGCCCTAAATTATATTGGTCAATCTCAGATGAAGTTCCAATTGCTGGTTCCTGAAAGTGCAGTGTTGACACGGGAAAATCTATCAGCAATTCGATTTCCATGAAAAGTAGTTATACGATTCAATTGCATAGGTTTGCATTTTCAATTTGTGGGGAACAATAGGCCCAGCCTCACGTCCTTACTTTAAAGATATCATGTCAACTGGAGATTCTTTTTTTTGATATCTGTGAGAGTTGGGCCTGTTTGCACATACTCCAACTAATCTTACGAGACAACCCATCTGATCCTATATATTTGAGTGCCAAAGAAATGTAGAATATTAAATCCTACGTAGGTGGCTATCATGAATTGAACTCATTCCCTCTAAATCCTGAAGGAAGATTTCTAAAACAAGTATCCTAGTAGTTTGCTGAAGCATAGcacttatgatttttttaagttGAAAGAACTAAAAGAGGAAACTTGAGCAACATAAACTTGGAACGGTGAGTGAAAGTAGATTCCTCTTTTAAGATCTCCTGAACCCGGATATAGCCAATTTGTTTGAGAGTTGAATATTTAAAGAAAGTTGAATGTTCTATCTGGACTCTCAAGCTCGGtcgttttaaatttttaatttttatgaccAACTTCAAGTTCAACTTCAAAGTTCTACAAATTAGTGCAGCATGTCCAAAAGAAATGGCgaagaattaattttttgtgtGTCCAATAGGCACACTTACAGGCTACAGTATCACCAAGCTCTGCACTCCCTTCTCTACAAATGTGAAGGGTTTAAGAGGTCTTTCTTTCAAAGGGTAACCCACAATTTCGTGGCTTAACTAAGTCAGAGCAACCTTGTGAAGGACTTATTGAGGCATGAAAgaatatattatatgagataaaAGAAGATATTATCTGATTATAGGATCACTCCTTGGAGGGCTACCCCTAGTTGTCGACATGacaaaagaaaacagaaaagaaaagatCATGATAAATGATTCAAAAGTGAACCAAATTGTCAAAGAAACAAATGCTCAAGTAATAACTGAAACACTTTAACTTGCCTGGGGGATGGTACCATCTTCCACCTGGGTAGTGGAAGAAACTTGGTGGATAGGGGGTGTTTCTTCCAGTGATGAGAAATCAGAACCATCAAATGTTGATAACGAAACACACTCATCAAAATATGCCAAGGCATCGTCAGTTAAACGCTTTGACATCCTTCTTCTTTCAATACTAGCCTGTTTTAAATTGAACAAACGATCAATTCCTCGCTGCCATTCCTTTGTGCAAGATATGCATCAGAAAGACCAGAATGTAAATATGCTAAATCCGTAATGGAGGAAATCGCATCCTGTCTTCAATCATTTGTTGAAGAGAGGAACTTATCAGGAGAATTCTAGACAGATTATGCCAAAACGGGGTACTGATTTGAATGTAACATGGATGAAGAAACTATGAGAGCATACTTTTCGTCTCATAGAAGTCTTAGGAGCTGGTATTACTTCCCGCAAAATTCTACTGAGCTCTAATTCACGATGCTCTTCCACTGCCAAGTCTGCCCGAAGTTTTCTAGCTCGCTCTTGCGACTACAAGTTGAAGGAAATTATATTAATGTCTTATTATTagcaattaaataataaaaacagaAAAGAATTTGGAAACACAAAATATGAACCATAATCGAACGGGAGGAACAACCATCAATATCGAGAAGGGTATGAagttaaatgaataaacaagTACTACCTGCTCAAGCTTCTTCGTATACTCGCTTCTCAAGTCCACCAATTCAATTGCACCTGGATTCACCAATTCAGGAGGGATATCAATGTCAGAACTTCCTGTAGTATCAGCACTGCTTTGTGGAGCCTGAAATTATAAGCCATGAAATAGTTGAAGCAAACAACATTATGAACAAATTTGAACATATAGATAGGTCATCTTATACAAGagaaatatatatcaaattattcCTGGTCTACATTTCTCATTTCCAGGAATTTTGATGTGCCAGTATATAATTGACAATCTTTATTAGTTAAACAGATCTAAATCATCTGATCAACTATTCCTGTTCCTAGCTAATAGTATGgtttcatatactataaatatcCAAGACTCCATGATTCTAAATTAAGCTAATATAAAAGTTTTTCGAGATAAGGGTGAGAACACCAAAAAATTGTTTCCCCCGTGAAAGAATAGTTATTATAAATAAACCCTCAACGTGATAAAGAAACAACCCAAAAGTTAGAAATATCCATTCCTCACACTTGTGAACAGCAAAAAACCATGGATATGGACTGAATTCCAAATATCTTGTGAATTTTACTACCTTTATAAGACATGTTCTGAAAAACTAAGGGCTGTAGTGAAAATATCAGTAAAGATATCAACAAGGCTCGAGATGCCGGAAAGTATTAAAGACTTTTCAACAACAATTGTCGGAAAGTTGGGGTTTATGGTTGGAGAGAAACAATATATCATTCAAGAACAAGAAAGATTGTGAAAGAAACTATTGGCTCGGCAACATTCATTGTCCTTTAGGTATTCCATACATCTTGTAATTACTTCCCTCACAATTTACCGAACTTCCATAACTTGATGATGTCTTACCACAATCTTAATAAAATGAGCTTCTTTAGGGGAAAAAAGCTATATTTTTTACATCCATCCAATAATAATtccaaaataatcaaattaaaaaatttcatgCCAACATGACCAGAGCTCAACTGGTATAATAAGGTATGTACCCTCAACTAAAGGGTTAGAGATTCAAGTATCTCACCCCACATATCATTCAACTAAACAAAAATTCATATACTTCCTCTAAGAGTTCCAATGTTATACGAACAAAGAGACGAAAGAAACATAAACATCCGCAGAAGACGGAACTTACACTGAGAAGGTCATTGTGGATATCTTGGACAGCACGTCTTACTTCATATTGAATTATGTCATATATGTCACTACCACTGGAATGTCCTTGCAAACAATCCCCTTTTATTGACTATTGAAGGAACCAGAgtcataattaaacaattaaactaTGGCTTAGCACTACTTAAATGAGAATATTCAAACAGAAATAATCTAAAATTGGCATAACCCACCTTCATTTGTTCACAAACAGCTCTTACGGTCCTCTCTTCAGCTTCAGACAAAGAGCTCGCTGTGGACAGCCTATCTTCAAAACTACAAGACTGGGACCAATGTTCCAACACTTAGTGATAATAATGTAGCATCAACAGGAAAGATCTTATAGAAATAAAAGAAGAATTTAAAGCTTTTACCACCGACACATCGCAGTTATCTGATAAATCAAAGGGCAAACGATGACTCGACCGATCTCGCAGGCCTTTTGATTGCTGCAAAGCATCCGAAGAACTACTTCTAGTTCTAACTAAGCCAACCTCTCTCCGCCCATGAAGCAACGAATCTGGAGTCTTTCTATTATTGAATTTCGTACTATAACGACTATCTCGCTCAGCCTCACTCTTAATATCagaaagaagggaaaagaattCAGTTCTAGTGCTCCTAACATTCTTTGAACTTGCAGATATAGAGAAAACAAAGCAGGGAATGAAATTAATGTCGAACCTCAGAGTTCAAGGACAGCGATGAGACAGGATATCGAGTCACAGACGCCGAGCGTTCCCGCCGTTCAGTGCCTACCCTCGACAAGCTTCGGCCACCGGTTTTCCTGCTTCCTGAACCTACACTTCCAGAATCGGAGCTCCTCGACACTGATCGTCCCCTAGAATTCTCAACACCACCAGAACTGACACGTTTCGAACTTCCTGCACTAATTCTGGTGGAACTTCCATCAGATTCAAGGTTAACAGTTCGAGCTTCTTCCAAAGGAGGCGAACCATTGCTCCAGAAGAGCGGATTATCTCTACTATTCGAAAAATCTGCCGAAACATCCGCAGCGCTAGATCTGGAAAAGGCACTCACGCTTCGTGATCTACGGATAGTAGCTTTCTTGGGAGAATTACCACTCGGCTTGCTATCTTTACCCGATGTTGACGCGCCACTGCTCGAAGAAGGTGTCACCGAAGTCGAACCTCCTCTTCTAGATGAGGATTTGAAGGCAGCCATCGCCATTAGTAATTAACAATGAAAACAACACGAGGATCGGAAATGGCGAGTCGAGAGAACTTAAGAATGCATCTAAACAAAGGTAGGCGATAATAGTCAAAGCTGAAAGGGTTGGATGAAGCATTCATAAGAGTAAAATATAAGAGTCGAAGGCGAAGATTACGGAGTATGATTGATTAAAATACAGAAAGAAAGAAGATGCAATGATTTTGTGCAGAATAACACCGAGAGAGAGGAAGGCGACGCGACGGAGCTGACCGGACACCGCTCTGCTTCCGCCGAGTTTCTTGATTGCGCCGCCACGCAGTAGGAAATCGTGTTATCTACAAAACACCGCGATGACacgttttttttattaaacaaatcGTCATTCGTTTCTTTCTCGCCTTATGCAGCATAAAGCCATAAACGCATTTCATACCGGAATTctaaagggttttttttttcaaaataaataataataataaattttagatatttatgccttttaaaaaaataaaaaaaatagtaaagttttcgaaaataaaaaataaaatatacaaaataaaaataaaaaaaataacgcCAAAATGAGCCTAACTTAGCACTAATAAACCAATATTAAGGTTCAAATTTTCTTACCTCACATTAATATGTTTAAATCTAactaaattttaagattttttttttaataaagattaaattagaaaaaaaaaattagatgaaGAGTGTATAGACTATGGCCTACACGGGTGTGTTGgattacattttcaagtgtttaatttaaaaactaagttattttggaaaaatttgaagtgtttgacaaccactcaaaatagtttctCAAGcgtattttaatcaatttttatcaaaaatgtttaaataaaaatgagatttttgaaaaatatttttttcttaagtcaatccGACGGATCTTACATCgtcttattattaaaatttttgaaattagattgttggaaaataaaatttaggaaTTTAGCTCTGgtggtaatcatttgatttttgttttttacttttgaaaacTATGTTTATTTTCTCACTATTTCTTGTTCATGGTTTTTATATTTCCTATATAagcatttgaattcttaatcaatttcaaaaaataaaaacaagttttttaaaaactactttttaagcctttggtaaccatttcttttttttcttttttttttttagtttttggaaaaataagcatattttctctcaatttcttacttATGGTTTTCATCTTTAAGAGTTgaaatttttagccaaatttcaaaaataaaaacaagtttttgaaaacattagtaaaaagtagataaaaaagcAAGACATTTAGACGTGGTAGGATTGTTTATAGATTTCATAaaccaaaaactcaaaattaaatGGCTAACAAATGATACCTTAATTTTTGAATGttgtttttgattttgaaaacactcCTCAAATCTAGAT
Proteins encoded in this region:
- the LOC120081462 gene encoding uncharacterized protein LOC120081462 isoform X2: MAMAAFKSSSRRGGSTSVTPSSSSGASTSGKDSKPSGNSPKKATIRRSRSVSAFSRSSAADVSADFSNSRDNPLFWSNGSPPLEEARTVNLESDGSSTRISAGSSKRVSSGGVENSRGRSVSRSSDSGSVGSGSRKTGGRSLSRVGTERRERSASVTRYPVSSLSLNSESEAERDSRYSTKFNNRKTPDSLLHGRREVGLVRTRSSSSDALQQSKGLRDRSSHRLPFDLSDNCDVSVSCSFEDRLSTASSLSEAEERTVRAVCEQMKAPQSSADTTGSSDIDIPPELVNPGAIELVDLRSEYTKKLEQSQERARKLRADLAVEEHRELELSRILREVIPAPKTSMRRKASIERRRMSKRLTDDALAYFDECVSLSTFDGSDFSSLEETPPIHQVSSTTQVEDGTIPQEPAIGTSSEIDQYNLGQTSYRSNNLSKHGKGKAQFSFTKKPHESYGIKQDIGKYIQKDDNESQVVSMKHCDMMNDTNLQKAKESLLLDRVVFRSRIESGSLLLCGVSSLNCSSYYASII
- the LOC120081462 gene encoding uncharacterized protein LOC120081462 isoform X1 — encoded protein: MAMAAFKSSSRRGGSTSVTPSSSSGASTSGKDSKPSGNSPKKATIRRSRSVSAFSRSSAADVSADFSNSRDNPLFWSNGSPPLEEARTVNLESDGSSTRISAGSSKRVSSGGVENSRGRSVSRSSDSGSVGSGSRKTGGRSLSRVGTERRERSASVTRYPVSSLSLNSESEAERDSRYSTKFNNRKTPDSLLHGRREVGLVRTRSSSSDALQQSKGLRDRSSHRLPFDLSDNCDVSVSCSFEDRLSTASSLSEAEERTVRAVCEQMKSIKGDCLQGHSSGSDIYDIIQYEVRRAVQDIHNDLLSAPQSSADTTGSSDIDIPPELVNPGAIELVDLRSEYTKKLEQSQERARKLRADLAVEEHRELELSRILREVIPAPKTSMRRKASIERRRMSKRLTDDALAYFDECVSLSTFDGSDFSSLEETPPIHQVSSTTQVEDGTIPQEPAIGTSSEIDQYNLGQTSYRSNNLSKHGKGKAQFSFTKKPHESYGIKQDIGKYIQKDDNESQVVSMKHCDMMNDTNLQKAKESLLLDRVVFRSRIESGSLLLCGVSSLNCSSYYASII